One Pleuronectes platessa chromosome 9, fPlePla1.1, whole genome shotgun sequence genomic region harbors:
- the creb3l3a gene encoding cyclic AMP-responsive element-binding protein 3-like protein 3-A, with product MEHYPDQGCDGIELLDWLFDQNEGILRHEESEHHGNHHTWPNQEPIMLQPPGQADDDFLNALLSGSESVSGSPLWSPSPSDSGISEDPPSDQMDSPQRPESPHRDTRFFSKTPQTKAALEANVPMDLNGWESGFPAGRVRIIQYPPDVQRPELSSGFPLTVKDLLLSGTPDPLPPASQQSIPELLLNEDEKKLLAKEGVSLPSQLPLTKYEERVLKKIRRKIRNKQSAQESRKKKKEYIDGLESRMAACNAHNQELQRKVSQLEKCNMSLMEQLRRLQALFMNTSNKPAQTGTCVLVLLLSLSLILFPSLKPFPDSKVSQGDFNPVRIQSRSLQNLQASRVLSVIEPPFSTEHESEPLRRHFPTDHGLEDMNTLMGKLGVNEERSSSETVSVNSSQVEGIGHFQVDPITGHIATVTLDPRRSAKLRPHADDM from the exons ATGGAGCACTACCCAGACCAG GGTTGTGATGGCATTGAGCTGCTCGACTGGCTGTTTGATCAAAATGAGGGAATTCTTCGACATGAAGAATCGGAgcaccatggcaaccatcacACCTGGCCAAACCAGGAGCCGATT ATGCTGCAGCCGCCCGGACAGGCAGATGACGACTTCCTCAACGCCCTCCTGAGTGGGAGTGAGTCGGTGTCAGGCTCACCTCTGTGGTCCCCATCTCCCAGTGACAGTGGAATCAGCGAGGACCCTCCTTCAGACCAGATGGACAGTCCACAGCGTCCCGAGAGCCCCCACAGGGACACTCGGTTCTTCAGTAAGACGCCCCAAACAAAGGCGGCCCTGGAAGCCAATGTCCCCATGGACCTCA ATGGATGGGAATCTGGATTCCCGGCAGGCAGGGTGAGGATTATACAATATCCACCTGATGTACAAAGACCAGAGCTGTCCTCTGGCTTCCCGCTAACAGTCAAAGACCTGCTTCTGTCTGGAACACCCGACCCA CTCCCACCGGCATCGCAACAGTCTATTCCAGAGCTGCTTCTCAATGAGGACGAGAAGAAGCTTCTAGCGAAGGAGGGGGTGTCTCTACCCAGCCAGCTACCGCTCACAAAG TATGAAGAAAGGGTTCTGAAGAAAATACGCCGGAAGATTCGTAATAAGCAGTCTGCCCaggagagcaggaagaagaagaaggaatatATTGATGGACTGGAGAGCAG GATGGCCGCCTGCAACGCACACAACCAGGAGCTGCAAAGGAAGGTGTCCCAGCTGGAGAAGTGCAACAT GTCACTAATGGAACAGTTGCGCAGGCTGCAGGCTCTGTTCATGAATACATCTAACAAGCCAGCCCAGACAGGGACATGTGTACTG GTACTTCTGCTGTCCCTGTCGCTTATCCTGTTCCCCAGCCTCAAGCCCTTTCCCGACAGCAAGGTCAGCCAAGGAGACTTCAACCCAGTCAGAA tccagtcCCGGTCCCTGCAGAACCTCCAGGCTTCCCGCGTGCTGAGCGTCATCGAACCCCCGTTCTCCACTGAACATGAATCAGAGCCTCTGCGCCGACATTTCCCAACAGACCATGGACTGGAAGACATGAATACACTGATGGGGAAGCTGGGAGTGAACGAAGAGCGCTCGAGTTCAGAGACCGTATCTGTGAACAGCAGTCAGGTGGAGGGAATTGGCCACTTCCAGGTAGATCCAATCACTGGTCACATAGCCACTGTGACCCTGGACCCCCGACGCTCCGCCAAGCTGCGACCACATGCTGATGACATGTGA